The region GCTCCGTCGGAGGTCTGGCTGGAGTTGCCGGCGGTGACGGTGCCTTTGGCGTGGAAGACGGGCTTCAGTCTGGCGAGAGCTTCGTAGCTGGTGTCGGCGCGTGGGCCTTCATCCCGGGCGAAGGTGCTGGTGGTGGTGACGGCTTTGCCCTTGGCGTTTGGCGTGGTGGTTACGACTTCCACGGGGGTGATCTCGTCGTCGAAGTAGCCTTGCTGAATTGCGTTGAGGGCCTTCTGGTGGGACTCGTAGGAGAAGGTGTCCATGGCTTCACGGGTGATGCCGTAGTGGGTGGCGACTCGCTCCGCGGTGAGGCCCACGGAGATGTAGGAGCCGGGGTAGTTTTCTACGAGCCAGGGATTGAGGGAGATCTTGTTGCCGCCGAAGGGGACGTAGGACATGCTCTCCGTGCCGCCGGCGACGATGACGTCCGCGCCGCCGCCTCGGATGCGGTCCGCGGCGAGTGCGATGGACTGCAGGCCGGAGGCGCAGTAGCGATTGACGGTCATGGCGGAGGTGGTGATGGGGAGGCCGGCGCGGAGGGCGGCGACGCGGGCGACGTTCATTCCCTGCTCGGCCTCCGGCATGGCGCAGCCGAGGATTACGTCTTCGATCTCGGCGTGGTCAAGCTGGGGGATGCGGGCGAGGGCTCCGTTGATGGCGATGGCGGCGAGATCGTCCGGGCGGGTGGTGCGGAGGGTGCCTCGGGGAGCCTTGCCTACGGGGGTGCGGACTGCGGAGGTGATGACGACTTCATTCATTGGAGCCTCTGTGATGCTGGTGCGAGAACAAGCAACTGCAAAAATGAAATACGGAGGTTCTGAGCTTCGCTCAGAATGACGAGCTTTTTTTGGATGACGAGCGCATGTGATGATGAGCGTGAGTGGTCGAGGTTAGTTGCGTAAGGGCTTGCCGGTTTTGAGGGTGAAGGCGATACGCTCCTGGGTTTTCTTTTCTCCGCAGAGGCTGAGGAAGGCTTCGCGTTCGAGGTCGAGGAGGTATTGCTCCGTCACGGGAGTGCCTGGGGTTACGTTGCCACCGCAGAGGGCGTAGGCGGCCCAGTTGGCGACCTTGGCGTCGTGGGCGGAGATGTACTGGCCTTCGCGTAGGGTCCAGACGGCGAGCTTCAGGGTGGCGAGGGCGTTGGTGCCGGGGGCGGGGACGGCGAGTTGGGGGCTGGGTGCGGTGTAGCCTGCGGCGGTGAGGGACTGGGCGCGGAGTTTGGCGTCGGTGAGGAGGCGGTCGCGGTTCATGGTGATGGCGTCCGATGGGCGCAGGAAGCCGATGGTGCGGGCTTCGGCGGCGGAGGTGGAGACGGTGGCCTTGGCGATGGTCTCGAAGTTTTTCTTGAGGGATTCGAAGATCTCGACTCCCTCGCCGCGTGCGTCGGGGCGGATGCTGGTGCCGGATTCGATGGTGCGGAGCAGCATCTCCTTGCAGCCGCCGCCGCCGGGGATGAGGCCGACGCCAGCTTCGACGAGGCCCATGTAGAGCTCGGCGTGGGGCTGACGGGCGGCGGCGTGGAGGCTGATCTCGACTCCACCGCCGAGGCACATGCCGTAGGGCGCGACGACGACGGGGCGCGGGCAGAACTTGATGAGCTGCGTCATGTTCTGGAAGCCGCGGACCATGAGGGCGATATCATCCCACTCCTCATCCTGGATGGCGAGGAGGAGTTGCATGAGGTTGGCGCCGACGGAGAAGTTGTTGCTCTCGCCGGTGATGACGAAGGAGGTGAAGTTGGCTACGGCTTCCGACGTGGGCTTGAGGGTTTGAGTGATGAAGGAGACGATGTCGCCGCCGAGGGCGTTCATCTTGCTGTGAAGCTCGATGGCGGCTACGCCGTCTCCGAAATCGACGAGGCTGGCTCCGGAGTTCTTTTTGACTACGCCGTGAGACTTCTTGAGGGTGGCGAGGGAGGAGACGCCTTCCGGGATGGGGACGGGTTTGTAGGTGGCGGTGGTGGGATCGAAGAACTGGCGGCCGGAGGGGGTGGTGGGGTCGTCCTTGTACCAAGTGGGACCGGGTTCGGTGATTGCGTGCGGGTAGTTGAGGAGACGCTCAACGTTAGTCGATACGGGACGGTTCTCGGCCAACATGCGGTAGGTCGTCGCGCGAGGGCCTGCGGCGTCCATCATCTCAAAGGGGCCTAGCTCCCAGTTGAAGCCGGCCTTCATGGCTGCGTCGATCTCTACGATGGTGGCGGCGGGCTCGTTGTCCGATGCGGAAACGCGGTTGGCGGCGTAGGTGAAGAGCTCGGTGAGGAAGGGCCAATAGAAGGCGGCGGCTTTGTCTGTTTTCGGGTCTGCGTGGAGGAGTTGGGCTATGCGGGTGCCGAGATGCTCGATGGGTTTGGCTTGTTCTAGGGCGGCTAGTTTGGGGCGGGTGGCGGGGTGGTAGTCGAGGCTCTGCCAGTCGAGGACGTGGCGGAGGTCTCGGCCCTGTTCGTCGCGGCCGGCCTTCTTGTAGAAGCCCTGCTGGGTCTTATCGCCGAGCCACTTCTGCTCCAGCATGTGGGTGATGAACGGCGGGAGAACCACGTCGGCGCGCTCGTCGTGGGTGCGGGCGGACTGGGCGGCGAAGTTGGTGGCTACGTGGGCCAATACGTCTACGCCTACGAGGTCTCCGAGGCGGAAGGTGCCGGTCTTGGGGAAGCCTAATGGGGCACCGGTGAGGGCGTCGATCTCCTCGATGGTGAGGCCTTGCTCCTGCATGAGGCGGATGGCGTTGAGCATGGAGAAGGTGCCGACGCGGTTGGCGATGAAGTTGGGGGTGTCCCGGGAAGGGACTACGGTCTTGCCGAGGCGCTTGTCGCAGAAGGTGGCGATGGTGTCGACGGCTTCCGGGGAGGATTCTGCAGTGGGGATGATCTCCAGCAGGCGCATGTAGCGCGGGGGGTTAAAGAAGTGGGTGCCGAACCAGTGGGCGCGGAGGTCTTCCGGGAAGCCTTCTACGATGCTGGCGATGGGGAGGCCGGAGGTGTTGGTGGTGAGGATGGAACCGGGTTTGCGGTGCTCGGCGACGCGGGCGATAAGGGCTCGCTTGATCTCGAGGTTCTCGGCTACGGCTTCGATGATCCAGTCGCAGTCCTTGAGGAGGGCGAGGTCGTCTTCAAAGTTTCCAGGGGTGATGAGGCGGGCGGCATCCGGGGTGTAAAAGGCGGCGGGTTTGGCCTTGCGGAGAGCGTCGAGGGCCGAGAGGGCCAGGAAGTTGCGGGGCTTGTCGGGTAGGACGATGTCCAGGAGGATAACGGGGAGGCCGGCGTTGGCGATGTGGGCTGCGATGCGGGAGCCCATGGTTCCGGCTCCGAGGACGGCGACGCAGGCGATGAGCGGATTGGGGTGAGGCATGAGGGTTTGACTCCGGCCAGGCGTGAAGGTGCCCGGTCGAGAGGAGATTACGCGGAGGTTGTGACGGGGTCAAGAATTGGGAGGCTGGGAGAAATCGACCCCTTGACCCCTACCCGGGTAAAAGGTGTCAAAGTCTTCGAAACAGGAGACTTAGGTCTGGACTTCCCTCTCCGGGCGTTACAGTGCGGCTGGCTGTGTTTTGGGGAGCTTGGATAACTTTTTCTTTGCCGTTTTCTGGTTCTGGACGATGGGGCGGAGGACCGGGGCGTGGGGGTCGGCGGAGCGGATGGCCTGCTTGACGTGGGCGGCGGGGGTGGCTACCTGGTGCTGGGCTGTGAAGGCGCTGGCCTGAAATTTAGCGGAGCGGACATGATTCTGGACGGAGGGATGCTGCGCCTGGGCGATGGCCGAGTTGTGATGAGCGCAGCCGAGGAAGGAGAACAGGGCTGCGGAGGTGACGGCCATCAGGGCCAGACTGATCCAAGTTTCTTTAGGGAACATGCTGACCTCCTCTTGGTCTCATCGTCATTCTCTGCGAGTTACTTTAGTGCGGCTATTCCCCGTTTGTGGGAGCGGGACGTCCAATGGGTGACGCGGCTATGATGGAGCGAAGAGTTGGTGTGGGAGGGTTTTACTTGCAGAGACGCTGGATGCGGATGTTGGCTTTGGGTTCGGTTGCAGCTTTGGTCACGGTGGGAGTCAGGGCGCAGGACCTGGCGAGCTTTGAGAAGCGGACGACGGTGAAGGTGCTGCCGAACGGGTTGACGCTGATCGTATGCGAGCGGCCGGAGGCTCCGGTGTTCAGCTTCTACACGCTGGTGGATGCGGGGTCGGCTGACGATCCGGGTGGGCAGTCCGGGCTGGCGCACATGTTCGAGCACATGGCGTTCAAGGGGACCGACGAGATCGGCACGACGAACTATACGGCGGAGAAGGTGGCGCTGGCCAAGGTGGAGACGGCTTATGCGGCGTTTGACGCGGAGTTCCGCAAGCGGGTGGGGCAGGATGCGGGCAGGCTTGCGAGCCTTAAGAAGACTTTCGACGAGGCGCAGGCCGGGGCTCAGAAGTATGTGATC is a window of Granulicella tundricola MP5ACTX9 DNA encoding:
- a CDS encoding 3-hydroxyacyl-CoA dehydrogenase/enoyl-CoA hydratase family protein — translated: MPHPNPLIACVAVLGAGTMGSRIAAHIANAGLPVILLDIVLPDKPRNFLALSALDALRKAKPAAFYTPDAARLITPGNFEDDLALLKDCDWIIEAVAENLEIKRALIARVAEHRKPGSILTTNTSGLPIASIVEGFPEDLRAHWFGTHFFNPPRYMRLLEIIPTAESSPEAVDTIATFCDKRLGKTVVPSRDTPNFIANRVGTFSMLNAIRLMQEQGLTIEEIDALTGAPLGFPKTGTFRLGDLVGVDVLAHVATNFAAQSARTHDERADVVLPPFITHMLEQKWLGDKTQQGFYKKAGRDEQGRDLRHVLDWQSLDYHPATRPKLAALEQAKPIEHLGTRIAQLLHADPKTDKAAAFYWPFLTELFTYAANRVSASDNEPAATIVEIDAAMKAGFNWELGPFEMMDAAGPRATTYRMLAENRPVSTNVERLLNYPHAITEPGPTWYKDDPTTPSGRQFFDPTTATYKPVPIPEGVSSLATLKKSHGVVKKNSGASLVDFGDGVAAIELHSKMNALGGDIVSFITQTLKPTSEAVANFTSFVITGESNNFSVGANLMQLLLAIQDEEWDDIALMVRGFQNMTQLIKFCPRPVVVAPYGMCLGGGVEISLHAAARQPHAELYMGLVEAGVGLIPGGGGCKEMLLRTIESGTSIRPDARGEGVEIFESLKKNFETIAKATVSTSAAEARTIGFLRPSDAITMNRDRLLTDAKLRAQSLTAAGYTAPSPQLAVPAPGTNALATLKLAVWTLREGQYISAHDAKVANWAAYALCGGNVTPGTPVTEQYLLDLEREAFLSLCGEKKTQERIAFTLKTGKPLRN
- a CDS encoding acetyl-CoA C-acyltransferase codes for the protein MNEVVITSAVRTPVGKAPRGTLRTTRPDDLAAIAINGALARIPQLDHAEIEDVILGCAMPEAEQGMNVARVAALRAGLPITTSAMTVNRYCASGLQSIALAADRIRGGGADVIVAGGTESMSYVPFGGNKISLNPWLVENYPGSYISVGLTAERVATHYGITREAMDTFSYESHQKALNAIQQGYFDDEITPVEVVTTTPNAKGKAVTTTSTFARDEGPRADTSYEALARLKPVFHAKGTVTAGNSSQTSDGAAAAVVMSATRAQALGIAPLARFIAFAYAGCDPEEMGIGPIHAIPKALKLAGLSLEDIGVIELNEAFAAQSLAVIKVLGIDPARLNPNGGAIALGHPLGCTGAKLTATILREMQRRKVRYGMVTMCVGGGMGAAGIFENLQS